TAGGAAATAACTGTCACAAAATATTACCTAAATCTATTAAatctttttgtttcattttttaaaattatgttccCTAATTTTCAGTTCATCGTTGCCAACCACTGTTTAGAAAAAAACGTgttccttcttctccttttcaTAGTTCTTCTAAACTTTTGGCAATCAAATCTCAAAAATGCACATCTATGTCTATTCTGGTGTTTGGAAATCATCGGGAAGAAACGGTTGAAAATTTcatattgatgaaaaaaatGGAGGTATATTACTTACTTTGGACACAAGCAAAACTGTTGAGTACCTTGGAGTTATGGTTTGTGAGGAGTTTGGAGTTGATTTAAACATGGTCAATATCGAGCTGAGCTACTTACCTTCTGATTTGGTGAGTGGCAACGACTCACCACCGGTTTTCATCACCACTGATCGGCAACTGAAAAACTTTCTTACATATGTGAAGAACCAAGCTTCAAGGAGGTTATGTGTGTGTATTCGATCTAAGGTCGAATCTAACATGAATGAAGAAGCTGCTGAGTCACCTAACAGAGAAGAAGAGGCTATGTTGTATAAACTTCCAGATGCTGCTATTGATTATCAAACCAAgcctgaagaagatgaaagtgatgatgataaCGAGCATGAGATAGATATGATCACTGGAAAGTATGTCCGTTTTTCTCTGGTAGATGTTGTGAAAAAGGGTCAACATTTTTCTAGCAAAACAGCTTTGAAGGCAACAATGGAGATATGTGCAATGAAACATAATTTCGACTACAAGCTTGTGAAATCGGATAAAAAAGTTTGGTACGTTCGTTGCGCGGACAATGATTGCACCTGGCGTGTGCGTGCAGAGGGTTTAACGGGttcttcatattttattatcaaaaagtaTGTACCTGATCACACTTGTGCTCCGTCATCAAGGAACCATTCTGTGCGGACAGCTTTATGAAAAACAGTTGGCACTCTCACTATGCATAAGTATGAAAGTGTGAAGGAAGGGCCAAAACCTAATGATATCATCCAGTTAATGCATAATGATCATGGAGTTGAGATATCCTATCCCTTAGCATGGGAAGCACGAGAGTATGCAGTAAATGCTGTGAGAGGCATTCCGGAGGAAGTTTATGGAGAAATTCCTAAATACTTGCACATGATGAAGGAAGCAAATCCAGGATCACACACATTTTATGAAACTGACACCAACGGGAGATTCAGATTCCTCTTCATCTCATATGGTCAGTCTATTCGCGGTTTTCAAACTGCCCTTCGGAGAGTTATTGTTGTCGATGGGACCTTTTTGAAGAGTAAATACAAAGGAGTATTACTGGTTGCTACTGCTTTAGATGGAAACTCGAACCTATATCCTATTGCATTTGGAGATGTCGACTCAGAGAATGACCGCGCTTGGGAATGGTTTATGAGACAACTTAATGTTGttattgatgatgatgagagtTTAATTAGCTTTTGTGTCTGACAGGAATACCTCTATCGCTAAAGCTCCTGCGAAAGTGTATCCGCATTCTCATCATGGAATTTGCATTCACCACTTGCTGAACAATGTTGTTACCTATTACAAGGGGAAAGGTGTCGCTGGTTTGGTTGCAAAGGCTTCTAAAGCTTACCGAGTTGCTGatttttagaagattttcaCTGCTATTTACTCAATAAGTCCTGCAATTGGAAAATATCTGGTAGACGCTGATGTGCAAAAGTGGGCTCGTTGTCAATTTCCAGGTTACAGGTACGATGTTAGGACCACTAACCCTGCTGAATCAATAAATTCTGCGTTGCGGTCGCCTAGAGAGTTTCCAGTTATACCTTTGTTGGACAGCATAATGGAGATGATGACTCGATGGTTTTTCAAACGTAGAACTAAAAGTTCTAAGCATACAAAACCACTGACCATTGCTGTGGAAAAGAAGATTAATCGAAGGATTGAAAAGAGTAAGAAGTTTCAGGTTTTCCCAGTTAGTGATGACAGGTTTTTGGTTCAAGGTGACACTTTTGAATGTATGGTCGACTTGGTCAGACGCACATGTTCATGTGGGAAATTCGATCTGATGAAAATCCCCTGCAGACACGCCATCAAAGCAGCTTTTAGTGTAGGGATAAGAGCACACACACTCACTGACGACATGTACACCACAGCTTCATGGAGATCGATTTATGCGGAAAGCATAAACCCTATTAGTGTCCCTGAAGATGCATGGATTGCCCCACCTCACGTACAGCAAGCGGAAGTCCTTCCTCCAGAGACTAGAAGAGCTGCTGGTCGGAGAAAGAAACGAAGATACGAGACAGTTGAAGACAAGATCCGTTCATCACAAGGAACTCAACGCTATAAAAGTCGCAAATGCAGTCGATGTGGTGGTGTAGGTCACAACAGATCGACATGTGATAGAGCAATATAGGATTCAAGCAATTTTGTCTATGCAAGTTATGTTTCAGAGTTATGTCTTTTATTATCTTTGTTTCGTGTTGAACTCGATGCAATTTCGTTTTATGCAAGTTATTTGACTATGAACAGAAGTCTTAAGTTAGTATTAAGATTTGatctataaatagaaaataaaagtgAATATCAAATTGATTCGATCTTTGACAATGTTACTAGAATCAGAAAACCATAACAACATCAATCTGATTAAGAACAGAGACATAGAAGACTGAGAACAGTTCCTACACATCCTACATGTCCCGAATTCTTACgcttcataacttcttcctccacTATTTTTTTCAAGAAACTTCTCAGATTTTCAATTTCTTCAGCCATTCTCGACTGCTGCTCATCCATCCTTTGAATCTCATCAATCAGAGCCTCGTCGACCCACTTAAAaagatgattttcttttttctctgcACATCAATATATACCCAATACACGCACAcgcacattaaaaaaaaattcaaaatcgaAAAGGGGatctcaaaccctaaccttcgaTTTTGGGGAAAGA
The Raphanus sativus cultivar WK10039 chromosome 1, ASM80110v3, whole genome shotgun sequence DNA segment above includes these coding regions:
- the LOC108846094 gene encoding uncharacterized protein LOC108846094, with amino-acid sequence MVNIELSYLPSDLVSGNDSPPVFITTDRQLKNFLTYVKNQASRRLCVCIRSKVESNMNEEAAESPNREEEAMLYKLPDAAIDYQTKPEEDESDDDNEHEIDMITGKYVRFSLVDVVKKGQHFSSKTALKATMEICAMKHNFDYKLVKSDKKVWYVRCADNDCTWRVRAEGLTVGTLTMHKYESVKEGPKPNDIIQLMHNDHGVEISYPLAWEAREYAVNAVRGIPEEVYGEIPKYLHMMKEANPGSHTFYETDTNGRFRFLFISYGQSIRGFQTALRRVIVVDGTFLKSKYKGVLLVATALDGNSNLYPIAFGDVDSENDRAWEWNTSIAKAPAKVYPHSHHGICIHHLLNNVVTYYKGKGVADADVQKWARCQFPGYRYDVRTTNPAESINSALRSPREFPVIPLLDSIMEMMTRWFFKRRTKSSKHTKPLTIAVEKKINRRIEKSKKFQVFPVSDDRFLVQGDTFECMVDLVRRTCSCGKFDLMKIPCRHAIKAAFSVGIRAHTLTDDMYTTASWRSIYAESINPISVPEDAWIAPPHVQQAEVLPPETRRAAGRRKKRRYETVEDKIRSSQGTQRYKSRKCSRCGGVGHNRSTCDRAI